GGACCGCGTCGCCACCCACTCTCACCGTCAACGCGGCGGTCGCTTTTTTGACGAACTCGACCTGCAAAATACTCTGCCGTAGCGCTTTGCGCCCCCTTTCCAACCAAAAGGTATGGGTGCCGTCTGCAAGCCCACGGGTCTCGCACAAGCTTGCGACAAAAGCAGGTATCGCTGCGCCCACAGGCGGACTATCTTGATGAGCGATATGCTCTCCAAGAATTCGCAAATGAAAATCGGTTTGCAGTGATTCTGTTTCACTACAGTAAACCAGTACTTCATTAACCGCGACGGCAGAAGCACTGCTGCGCGACCATGCCTCTAGGTTGAAACGCGCTCGATATACCGCCTCCATAGAACGCAGCGGCACTATTAAATATGGTGATTCACAACTCACAAACAAGGTTTTAGCTTTAAGGGTTTCTATATCATCCGGCCCCAAACCCAAAACCTGTTGCAGCTCATTATTATCTGGCACATAGCGATCAATCTGCGGTGTCACTGACATCGACAACTGGGTAAGTAAACGCCCCTCTTTTTGCGACAGCACCACGTCAAATATATTTTCCCCTTGGGAAAAGTGCACCAAGCGATCGCGTTCGCCGGCCGCTAAGACTTCAGTATCAAGCAGGGCTCGCGCCGCAGCGACGACACTGTGGCTGCCAACTGAGCGCTCGCCTGCCGGCGAGAATACCCGCAGCTCCGCTGCAATCTCACTGCTGCCGGCAAAGATAAATACGGTTTCAGGGTGACTCATCTCTTTGGCTATGAGCTGCATCTGCGAAGCGTCTAAACCGTCGGCCTGAGGAAAAACTGAAATTTGTGCGCCGCTGTAAGCGGTTTTAGTAAACACATCAACGGTGCGATAAACGTATTCCATTTAATCACCTTAGTTAATTAGCCATCGTTAGCCACAGAACAAGGACTTAAAGACCTTAACCCACTCGATCCCAAGCTTTTTATAAACATAGTACGCTATACAAAAAGCGCATACTTAAACTCAGGATTCATGGCTGCGTGATGGGGATTTACTATATTTCACGATCCGCGGGCGACTTCCAACCGACATGCTTCGCCCATAGCGGGCTGGGGGTGCTGACCCTGATAGGAAATTCGCCGATCTTACGATCTTCGAAATATTCAGTAAGCACGTCCGTCACAATAGGAAAAGCAAGCTCAGACCAAGGGATTTCGTCCTCTGAAAACAGCCTGGACTCCAGGCTCTCTGGACCTATACCAAAGCCGCCATCGAGCTCGCCGCGATAAAACACGTAAACCTGATTAATATGCGGAATATCAAAGAGGCGATACAGTGTTTCACCCTTTACCTTGGCAGCCGCTTCTTCGCGGGTTTCCCGCAAGGCGCCGTCTAGCATGGTTTCACCGTTTTCCATGAAACCCGCTGGAATTGTCCAAAACCCAAGGCGGGGCTCTATCGCGCGGCGGCATAGTAAAACCTGCTGACCAGCAATGGGCAGGCAGCCAACCACAACTTTGGGATTTTGATAGTGGATAATTTCGCATTGCGGGCAGACAAAACGAAGGCGATCATCATCGACAGGAATTTGTTTAACCACTTCCGTGCCGCAATCACTACAGTATTTCATCGCCCTCCTCACTCCCGCTAATTTAGCGTAATTCTCTATACTGACCGGCCTGAAACACCAAGGGTTTGGCGCCGGGCTTATTGTCCATTTCAATGACCTTACCGACCACTATCACATGATCGCCGCCCTCATAATTCGCCCAAGTTTCGCATTCAAAACTGCTTAGTGCACCTCGTAATACAGGCGCGCCGCTCTTGCCAATTCGATAATGATCGTCACGTAGTTCATGTTCGCTCTTCTTTGCATAAAGATTCGACATATCGACTTGATCGCTAGCCAGTACGTTGACAGTAAAGGTTTTAGATTTATTAAAGGCATCGAGACATTCTGAGTCATTGCGAAGACTCCACAGCACCAACGCAGGATCGAGTGACACCGAGGCAAAAGAATTAACCGTCATACCAAAAGGTTTATACCCAGGCGGATTTGCGGTGATAACACAAACACCGGTGGTAAACTGACCGAGTGCGTTGCGAAGTTCACGGGGATCGAGGCTCATAATATTTCCTGTCTTATACGAATTATTGTGGTTGTTCGCTAATACTTGTCAGCATAAACGTAATTATATTACTGGCCGGAATTATACACACCGCCTGCTGACAAGGTCAGTCCGATAGGCTACTCCGATTGGACTACTCAGCCCAGCGTGCTAGCGCCTTAGCGTCAGTGGCGCGGGCATCTACCCAGCGCTCACTGCCATCCACTTTACGTTCCTTTTTCCAGAACGGCGCCTCAGACTTCAAATAATCCATAATAAATTCGCAGGCTGCAAACGCCGCCTGACGATGCATGGCAGCCACACCAACGAATACGATTTGCGCGCCTGGCTCTAAGTGCCCAACCCGATGTATCACCGTTACCGACAAGAGCGGCCAACGCTGCCCCGCCCTATCAATAATGGCTTTTATACTGCGTTCAGTCATACCTGGGTAGTGCTCTAGCTCCATCGCTAAGACATCATCACCCTCATTATAATCGCGCATAACACCAATAAATTGCGCTACCGCACCGCAACGAGTACTGGCCGACAGTGACTTGCACTCAGTGCCGACATCAAAATCAGCCTCCTGAATTTCAACGCGATGAAGCATCTCAGCCTCCCGTCACGGGTGGATAAAACGCCACCTCATCGCCGTCAGAAATAGCGTCAGCCGCGGCAGCAATGGTTTGATTTACTGCGCACAAGGTATTGTCAGCAAACAATACGGCGGCCCAGTCATCGCCGCCTTGCTCTACCAGGCGTTTTTTCAATTCGCTCACGGTGGTTGCTGACGTCAACTCTAGGCTCATGCGACCTAAGCCGAGTTGCTCACGATATTTAGCAAAAAATAACACCGTGATCATGTTTGCGTCTCACTGGCATGCCAGTCACCAGAGCGGCCACCCGACTTTGCCAGCAGTTTAATGTCTGACAAGATCATGCCCTTATCCACGGCCTTACACATATCGTATATCGTTAAGGCGGCCACGGAAACCGCAGTTAAGGCCTCCATTTCAACCCCGGTCTGCCCCGCCAATTTACAGCTCGCCGCAATATGTACTGCGTTATTAACGTGGTCTAAAGAGAAATCGACTTTAACCGATGACAACATCAAGGGATGACATAAGGGAATAAGATCAGAACAGCGCTTGGCGCCCTGAATACCAGCAATTCTCGCTACCGCTAGGACATCGCCTTTTTTGTGACCGCCACCCGCAATCAAGGCCAGGGTCTCCGCAGACATAATTACCGATCCACTGGCTCTTGCTTCGCGCTGGGTAAGTGCTTTATCGGTCACGTCGACCATTTGGGCGTTACCCTTGGTGTCGAAATGCGTTAATTCATTGCTCATATTTAGCACTCATCCAAAGCGAGTATCGGCAACGAAGGGGTTGGTTTCCCGCTCGTGCCCGAAGGTTGATGTTGGGCCGTGACCAGGTATAAACGTAACGTCATCCCCAAGCGGCCACAATTTGCTTTGAATGGAGTTTACCAGCGTATCAAAATCGCCTTTTGGAAAATCAGTACGGCCGATAGACCCTTGGAATAAAACATCACCCACAATCGCAAGGCGCGCGGACTCGTGAAAAAACACCACATGACCCGGTGTATGGCCGGGACAAAACTTAACCGATAAGGTCTGCGCGCCAAAACTAACGCTATCTTCGTCTTCCAACCACTGGTCTGGCGTAAATGGCTCGGCGTGGGGGAAGCCCGTCATTTTGCACCACTCGGGCAATTTATCGATCCAGAAAGCATCCTCTTTCTGTGGCCCAATAATTTTAACGCCGTACTTCTTGCGCATTACGTCAGCCGCAGCGCAGTGATCCATATGCCCGTGGGTTAAATAAATTACTTCTAGGCTACCGCCCAAGTCGGCAATTGCCGCCTCGATATTTTCGATATCGCCACCGGGATCAAAAACCGCTGCTTTTCCGGTTTGTTCACAGACCATCACTGAGCAGTTCTGTTGGTAGGCCGTCACCGGCACTATCGAGCATTTTATCGTCATAAGGTGGAGTAATTCTTACGGTAAAACGTCAATGATAAGCAGTCAGGCGCGAAGTTAACAGCGCCACGGTAAATTACTCCGCTATAGGGCCAATTCGGCTGCCTGCGGCCAAAGAGAAAACCGTATTAAAAACTAAGAATGGAGACGCAGTCATTATAATGGCCACGATGACCGGATCGAGGATCTAACATTAAAGATGGCTATTTATTGACCACTTGACCACGATACATCTGCCTCGATACCGATTGGCTTGTAGAAACTTGGCTCTTCGGCAAAGGCACCTTCTCATCACGGGATATCTTGATACCTCTATACGTCACCTCAGTTGCCAGACGGTCTTCGGTTTTCTTATTGTCTGGCGATTTTGCGGCGGATTCTAAGTGAAATGGGATTTCTGCAAGCGCCATAATCTCGACCACGGTTTTTCGGGTAAATGGATCGCGGCTGCGTTTACCCAGTTCACCCAGTACCGCCAGCAGCTCTGGATCTGCCAAACGTATCCGCGTTCCGAACTCAGCAAAGACACGGTGACGCAGTTGCTGCAAAAGCGTCACCATTTCGGGCGAATACACCATAAAATTCCCTCTAAGATGAGTATCTTTCTACATAGCAAGGAGCGCCCAAAACCACAATTAGCAAGGTATGGCTCCTCCGCACCCTGAAGCAATAAGTATTCCAGCTAACACCAACCCATTGTTCGAGCGCTTAGCCCTACTTCTAGGAAACCTGGCGCACCAACAAGGTGCCAGGCAAAATGGCTGCACCATAATATGGCTGATGACGACGATAGTTTATTTGCCAATTGCCATTGCCATCGATATTGGTTAGAGTAGCCGCCCTCAAAACGAGGCGTACAGCATCCCTTGCGACAAGTATCATGGGGTCTTCGAGAGCTGGTTTACACCGCTTTATCGGAACAGCATATCTAGAATAAAACGTCAGTATATTGTGGCGACGGGTAATAGCCCCGGTCTCCGAGGGGAGAAACTCAAAGACTAACGGCGCGAGTGCAGTAAAGTCGGCGATACAAGATTTGGTGAGGTGTCCGAGTGGCTGAAGGAGCACGCCTGGAAAGCGTGTAATGGGTTAAACCATTCGAGGGTTCGAATCCCTCTCTCACCGCCATTAAATAAAATACCCGACCTCGAGTCGGGTTTTTTATGTCTGGTGATTAGAGGGATGAGAACCCTCGAAGGGTTCGACAAATCGCGGCAGCGGTTTGGACGCCAGAGCGCAGCGACGGCGCCCGCAGGGTGAACGCAGTGAATCAATCCCTCTCTCACCGCCATTAAATAAAATACCCGACCTTGTGTCGGGTTTTTTATGTCTGGTGGTTAGAGGGATGAGAACCCTCGAAGGGTTCGACAAATCGCGGCAGCGGTTTGGACGCCAGAGCGCAGTGACGGCGCCCGCAGGGTGAACGCAGTGAATCAATCCCTCTCTCTCCGCCAATAAAAAAAGGCCCCAATCTCTCAACTGGGGCCTTTTTAACGGTGCAAGCAAACGCTTCGCTAGATCAGAAACCTAAGCTGCAGTAGAGATCACTTCATCCTGATCGCCCAGGTCTTCACCACCAAAGGCTTCAAGAACCGCTGGAATAAACTTAGCAAACTCAGCGCTCATGATTGCAAAGTCGACATCGAATTGGTCGGCGGCGCTTTCGGTGTTCACATCACCCACCTTGTCCTGAATAAGGTCACCAAAGTTAAGCCGTTTGATAGTGAGCTGGTCATCCACAATAAACTCAATGTCGCCAGTCCAGCGCAGCGCTATTTTGTTAACGAACATCCCAGTTTGAATATGGTTGGTGATTTCGGTGGTACACAAATTCTGATTTTTACAGCGAATAACAGCACTTTCGTCGGCTTTATCGCGCAGTTCGCACTCGCCACCTAATTCAAATCCCGCAGGCGCACTGCCCTGAGCAAGCCACTCAGTCATTTGATGCTGAGCGACATTTTTAGCTTTGAGCGGAATGACGGGCAAGCTACCTAAAGATTCGCGTAAAAAGTTCAGTAATTCTTCGGCACGATTATGCGAGCCGCTATTGACGATCAATAAACCCTGCTCGGGTGCGATGTAGGCAAAGCTGCGACTAGAGCGGGTAAACGCGCGGGGAATAAGTGAGAAGGTAATCTCATCTTTCATATCGCTGCGCTCTTTACGGCTGGGCACGCGGTCTTCTGCGGCTTTTATTTCTTCGATCTTTTCAGCAAGGACTTCGTTTACCACTGACGCCGGCAAAATTTTATCCTGCTTTTGCGCGCACACCATGATGCAGCCATTGGTGGTATGAATATATTCACTGCCTTGTGAACCCAAAGGCATTGTCCAACCATAGCTAGACACGTCCTGACTATTACAGGGTGTGAAACATTTTTCGGCGAGTTTTTCATTCACCTCTTCCGCGGTCAATGTAAAAGGCTTGGTAAAACGGTAGATAAGAAGATTTTTAAACCACATGTAAATTGCTGCCTATACTGCTGTAAATGAAACAATGGATTTC
This portion of the Zhongshania sp. R06B22 genome encodes:
- a CDS encoding PhzF family phenazine biosynthesis protein, translated to MEYVYRTVDVFTKTAYSGAQISVFPQADGLDASQMQLIAKEMSHPETVFIFAGSSEIAAELRVFSPAGERSVGSHSVVAAARALLDTEVLAAGERDRLVHFSQGENIFDVVLSQKEGRLLTQLSMSVTPQIDRYVPDNNELQQVLGLGPDDIETLKAKTLFVSCESPYLIVPLRSMEAVYRARFNLEAWSRSSASAVAVNEVLVYCSETESLQTDFHLRILGEHIAHQDSPPVGAAIPAFVASLCETRGLADGTHTFWLERGRKALRQSILQVEFVKKATAALTVRVGGDAVLVAQGSIVAPAAKPLKAA
- a CDS encoding NUDIX hydrolase, with translation MKYCSDCGTEVVKQIPVDDDRLRFVCPQCEIIHYQNPKVVVGCLPIAGQQVLLCRRAIEPRLGFWTIPAGFMENGETMLDGALRETREEAAAKVKGETLYRLFDIPHINQVYVFYRGELDGGFGIGPESLESRLFSEDEIPWSELAFPIVTDVLTEYFEDRKIGEFPIRVSTPSPLWAKHVGWKSPADREI
- a CDS encoding flavin reductase family protein → MSLDPRELRNALGQFTTGVCVITANPPGYKPFGMTVNSFASVSLDPALVLWSLRNDSECLDAFNKSKTFTVNVLASDQVDMSNLYAKKSEHELRDDHYRIGKSGAPVLRGALSSFECETWANYEGGDHVIVVGKVIEMDNKPGAKPLVFQAGQYRELR
- the moaE gene encoding molybdopterin synthase catalytic subunit MoaE — protein: MLHRVEIQEADFDVGTECKSLSASTRCGAVAQFIGVMRDYNEGDDVLAMELEHYPGMTERSIKAIIDRAGQRWPLLSVTVIHRVGHLEPGAQIVFVGVAAMHRQAAFAACEFIMDYLKSEAPFWKKERKVDGSERWVDARATDAKALARWAE
- the moaD gene encoding molybdopterin converting factor subunit 1, with product MITVLFFAKYREQLGLGRMSLELTSATTVSELKKRLVEQGGDDWAAVLFADNTLCAVNQTIAAAADAISDGDEVAFYPPVTGG
- the moaC gene encoding cyclic pyranopterin monophosphate synthase MoaC, whose product is MSNELTHFDTKGNAQMVDVTDKALTQREARASGSVIMSAETLALIAGGGHKKGDVLAVARIAGIQGAKRCSDLIPLCHPLMLSSVKVDFSLDHVNNAVHIAASCKLAGQTGVEMEALTAVSVAALTIYDMCKAVDKGMILSDIKLLAKSGGRSGDWHASETQT
- a CDS encoding MBL fold metallo-hydrolase → MTIKCSIVPVTAYQQNCSVMVCEQTGKAAVFDPGGDIENIEAAIADLGGSLEVIYLTHGHMDHCAAADVMRKKYGVKIIGPQKEDAFWIDKLPEWCKMTGFPHAEPFTPDQWLEDEDSVSFGAQTLSVKFCPGHTPGHVVFFHESARLAIVGDVLFQGSIGRTDFPKGDFDTLVNSIQSKLWPLGDDVTFIPGHGPTSTFGHERETNPFVADTRFG
- the rdgC gene encoding recombination-associated protein RdgC; amino-acid sequence: MWFKNLLIYRFTKPFTLTAEEVNEKLAEKCFTPCNSQDVSSYGWTMPLGSQGSEYIHTTNGCIMVCAQKQDKILPASVVNEVLAEKIEEIKAAEDRVPSRKERSDMKDEITFSLIPRAFTRSSRSFAYIAPEQGLLIVNSGSHNRAEELLNFLRESLGSLPVIPLKAKNVAQHQMTEWLAQGSAPAGFELGGECELRDKADESAVIRCKNQNLCTTEITNHIQTGMFVNKIALRWTGDIEFIVDDQLTIKRLNFGDLIQDKVGDVNTESAADQFDVDFAIMSAEFAKFIPAVLEAFGGEDLGDQDEVISTAA